From Bacteroides uniformis:
AGCTTCAAGGGACGGAATGTGCATCCGGGCTATGCCAAGAATAAGATGATTAACTCTATCCGCGTTGCCAACCGTTTCATGTCCATGCTTCCGGCTGACGAGGCTCCGGAGCATACCGAAGGTTACGAAGGTTTCTATCATCTGATAGGTATTACCGGCGAGGTGGAGCAGACAACAGTCTCTTACATTATCCGTGACCACGACCGCACCCGCTTCGAAGAGCGCAAGAAGGAGATGGAACGTCTTGTGGCAAAAATCAATGAAGAATACGGTCCGGGTACCGCTACTCTGGAACTTCGCGACCAATACTATAATATGCGCGAGCAGATTGAACCGGTGATGCATATCATCGACACCGCTTTTGCCGCCATGAAGGCGGTAGGTGTAGAGCCTCGTGTAAAAGCCATTCGCGGAGGTACGGACGGCGCCCAGCTCTCTTTCAAGGGCCTGCCTTGTCCCAATATCTTTGCCGGTGGCTTGAACTTCCACGGCCGCTATGAGTTCGTGCCTATCCAGAACATGGAGAAAGCCATGAACGTCATCGTCAAGATTGCCGAGCTCGTAGCAAGCAAATAGATAATTCATAACTCATAACTCTAATAGTTCCATGAAAACCACTCCGTTTACCGAAAAACACATCTCGCTGGGTGCCAAGATGCACGAGTTTGCGGGATATAATATGCCTATCGAGTATTCCGGCATCATTGACGAGCATCTTACAGTATGTCAGGGTGTCGGTGTATTCGACGTCTCACACATGGGAGAATTTTGGGTGAAAGGTCCCCATGCTTTGGACTTTCTGCAGAAAGTGACTTCCAATAACATAGCTGCCCTCACACCGGGGAAAGTACAGTATACCTGCTTCCCAAATGAAAATGGAGGCATTGTGGACGACCTTCTGGTCTATCATTATGAGCCGGAGAAATACCTGCTTGTCGTGAATGCGTCGAACATTGAGAAAGACTGGAACTGGTGTGTGTCTCATAACACGGAAGGCGCTGAATTGGAAAATGCTTCCGAGCACATGGCACAGCTTGCTGTGCAAGGACCGAAGGCTATTCAGGCTTTGCAGAAGCTGACTTCCATTAATCTTTCCGACCTTCCTTACTATACTTTTACCCACGGTGAGTTTGCCGGAGAAAAGGATGTCATTATCTCCAATACCGGATATACCGGCGCGGGTGGTTTTGAACTTTACTTCTATCCGGAGGCTGCCATGAAGATTTGGGATGCCGTGTTCGAGGCAGGCGCGGAGTTCGGCATTAAGCCAGTTGGTCTGGGTGCGCGCGATACGCTTCGTCTGGAAATGGGATTCTGTTTGTATGGCAATGATTTGGATGACACCACTTCGCCCATTGAAGCGGGTTTAGGATGGATTACCAAGTTTGTGGAGGGAAAGAACTTCACCAATCGCCCGATGCTGGAAAAACAGAAAGCGGAAGGCACTACCCGTAAGTTGGTGGGATTTGAGATGATAGACCGCGGTATCCCCCGTCATGGTTACGAGCTGTATAGTACAGACGGTATTGCCATCGGTGTGGTTACCTCCGGAACTATGTCGCCTACCCGTAAGATTGGTATCGGAATGGGGTATATCAGACCCGAATACAGCAAGGTCGGTACGGAAATCTGCATTGACATGCGGGGACGTAAGCTGAAAGCTGTGGTTGTGAAGCCGCCGTTCCGCAAACAGTAGTTTGAATAAATGACTGAGAATGAAGAATTTGGCTGCGCAATGATGCCGCATGACAAATTCTTCATTCTTCATTCTTAGTTATTCCTTTCTCTATATTCTGCTTATCCTGTCCAGCATTTGGTTTGCCCAACCTATCTCTTTATTGGTCCATTCCTTTTCGGTTCCTTCTATGCCCTGGCCTTCGTAGGCCGAAAGCAAGGTGATATATTCTTTCAGTATATCAGCGGCTTGGGCTTGTTTGTTCATGCGCATCAATAATAGTATTTTTTGTTTATATATGTCCAGATTGGGGCTTGTTCCTGCCATCTCCTGGGCTTTATCAAGCATGGCGAGGCAGCGGTTGTTCACTTCTTCCGTATTAGACAGTGCCATTTCCGCTTTTACCAGGATGATGTAGTCATTGTCCGTGGCTAGTCTGTTGTCAATGTTCTTGCGTATCAGCCGGGCAGTTTCCTTATAGCGCTTGTTGGCGTAGTTCATACTTGCGTTGAAAGAAACGACATCGCTGGTGGTCCGTAGGTAGGGGCGGGCACTCAGGCTATGGGATTCACCGGCCTTTTCTATACGCTTTTGCAGGTTGCCGATGCTGCCGTAGCGAGGAATGTCCTTGTTGCGTTGGTGCAGGTTGTAATACCCTATAATTTTACCGAGGGCCGATGCGATTCCGTCGGGATTATAGCCCTTGAATGCCAGAAGTTGGCGCGCAAGGCGGTCTGAAGAGATTTCCTGGGAAGTTTTGTATTTCATCCCCAACCGGTCCGTTGCCGGAATGCTCAAAAGGGAAGCGATGGCTCCGATATCTGCCACCAGACTGACGGCATAAGCATCTTCATTATCGTCCCAGTAGGCCACATCGAGGGCTGCGCTGGCGGTAGTGGCAAAGACATCTGCCCAAAAAGCTGCACGCTTGGCACGCCGCTCGGCACGATAAATGTTGTTTACCTGATGGTCGAGGACGAAATGTCCCAGCTCACATGCGATGACGGCGGCCAGTTCGTCTTCGGAATCAAGAGTGCAGAGGAGGCCTGTACTGATAACCATGGAGCCGTTGGGAAGCATGAAGGCATCTGGTTCGGACGACTGGATGATACGTATGTTCAGGCTTTCTCCACGATTGCTGTCAATGGTGGTGGCATTCAGTTTGGAGAATATTCCTTGTACGTACGAGGTTATGTAGTCGTCCTGATAGGCTATCTCGTTCAGTTTATCGAGATAGTCCAGGCATTCTTCGTCGATTTCCTGGCGCAGTTTGTGCTTGTAACCGCGGTCGTTGAAATATTCGTAAAGATGATTCTTCAGGTATATTTGCTGCCAGAATTCCCAGTCCGTTTCCGGAGCGGATATGGCAATGATACCCATCTCATCCGAAGGAATGGTTTCTTGTATGCCATTCACTTCGACGGCATAGTAAATGTTATCGCTGTTTTCACCGGGA
This genomic window contains:
- the gcvT gene encoding glycine cleavage system aminomethyltransferase GcvT; protein product: MKTTPFTEKHISLGAKMHEFAGYNMPIEYSGIIDEHLTVCQGVGVFDVSHMGEFWVKGPHALDFLQKVTSNNIAALTPGKVQYTCFPNENGGIVDDLLVYHYEPEKYLLVVNASNIEKDWNWCVSHNTEGAELENASEHMAQLAVQGPKAIQALQKLTSINLSDLPYYTFTHGEFAGEKDVIISNTGYTGAGGFELYFYPEAAMKIWDAVFEAGAEFGIKPVGLGARDTLRLEMGFCLYGNDLDDTTSPIEAGLGWITKFVEGKNFTNRPMLEKQKAEGTTRKLVGFEMIDRGIPRHGYELYSTDGIAIGVVTSGTMSPTRKIGIGMGYIRPEYSKVGTEICIDMRGRKLKAVVVKPPFRKQ
- a CDS encoding M48 family metallopeptidase, with the protein product MKRLATLFILTILVTTAGFAKPKHKDLSGNIAIKGELTKEYQQSPAGTPVIIRRVVKMNNPGENSDNIYYAVEVNGIQETIPSDEMGIIAISAPETDWEFWQQIYLKNHLYEYFNDRGYKHKLRQEIDEECLDYLDKLNEIAYQDDYITSYVQGIFSKLNATTIDSNRGESLNIRIIQSSEPDAFMLPNGSMVISTGLLCTLDSEDELAAVIACELGHFVLDHQVNNIYRAERRAKRAAFWADVFATTASAALDVAYWDDNEDAYAVSLVADIGAIASLLSIPATDRLGMKYKTSQEISSDRLARQLLAFKGYNPDGIASALGKIIGYYNLHQRNKDIPRYGSIGNLQKRIEKAGESHSLSARPYLRTTSDVVSFNASMNYANKRYKETARLIRKNIDNRLATDNDYIILVKAEMALSNTEEVNNRCLAMLDKAQEMAGTSPNLDIYKQKILLLMRMNKQAQAADILKEYITLLSAYEGQGIEGTEKEWTNKEIGWANQMLDRISRI